Part of the Lolium rigidum isolate FL_2022 chromosome 6, APGP_CSIRO_Lrig_0.1, whole genome shotgun sequence genome, TCAGCTTACCGGATAAGATATCTCTTTAACAACGCCACACATCTTGGGACAACTGCTGGGCTGGTTGTAAAGATCGTCAGCGTTAGGAACAGGTTGAAAAATCATAATATTCAATGTTAAGGGGCACTGTAGAGAACACAGCTCTAGAAATTAAGATGCACCAAGGAAATGGTCCATAATTTCGAGTATTCAATATCCTCATTCCTACTTAATTACTTACTGTATGTCGTATAGAAAAAAGCGAAAGATGTGTAGCTTGTGATAGACGGGCTAGATAAGTTTGTCAAGAATAACACTGCAGCTAGATACATAAAACATTATGCTGAACAATCAGAAGTTCTTTACCCCTTCTGACCTGGAAATGGGAAAAGAGCCAGGAAAGGAATTGAAATATGGAAGCTAAAAGCATACCTGCGATCTCTTTCTGCAAGCGCATGGTCAATCAGGACATTGTAAGCCATATCGATGGTTGATGGGTTGGCTATATAATCCTGCCAGCGTATGATCACCTCATTAAGAAATGACATATATATGAAATAGTTGTGTTGAGGTGATAACAAAGGTAAAATAATCGTGTTGCTTTACAAAACTTTGTTTGCTACCAATAGTGCAACACTAACAACACGAACAGTGGTAACAGCGAAAGCAGAGAAGCTAAACATGATGGGCAGCGATAAATCATGACAGATATCAATGTTTTAAATACCTGGCTATGGAAACTTAGGGCAGCCCTCCAAAACAGCTATAGCGAAGCTCGAAGCTAAATGAAGCTATAGCAGACAATTGTACATGATTTTATTTAGCGGCAACATGCTTAAACAGCTATAGCGGAGCTATAGAGGGGCTATAGCGGGCTATAAAAACTATGCAGATATATCAAACAATTAACAAATTGAGCAACCAAACATCGATATTAACAAACTGTCAAAAGGACTTGATAATTCTCTACTTGCAAAAGAAACTTCAGATTGGATGACGTGCATGTCATTAGGGATGCGCATTGATAAATAAAATGTCACGACATAATATTTGTGTAACTTGCGTGCCATGATGTGCCAAAGAATAAGCAAACCTTCCATCTAGTTTCTTTGGCAAACACCTTGGGTATACCTCATATAGGTAGCCTGGCGAACAGACTAGTCAACATGTGTATCTATCATCCACAAAAACAATGGAGTAAGCCGGTAACACCCTTTTATTTCGAGCGGTGGTCTTAAGTGACACGTGTTTCATTCATCAATCATGGAGCTATACACACCAGAACGTGATCATGATAAATTACGCAGTGACATCACACGTGTACAGGAATAAGTCGGAACACGGTTCAATAGATACGATAGGCGCCAATTTTGCTTATCATTCAATGCCTTATTACGCGACGTGGCATAGGAGAAGACAAGTGAACCAGATAGAAGTCGTTGGTTGCTCTGCAATTGGGGGTTCAGAACAGCAAGTATCGCCAGAGCAGCATTGCCTAATCTATCCATTTGCGATTCTCTTGGCGGGAGGGGGGAATCGGAGTGATGTAGGACACGTCTTGTTATAAGTtgggggcgttgccagcacggatGCCACAGCGACGTCATCCATCGACTAAATAAGTCGCAGGACACGCTTACAATCGACGCCAATTTCATGTAATGCATTATGCAATTTAGTACTTGCTACTGCGACATATAACAAGACAATCTAACCAGATAAGTTGCTGGACACACCGCAATTGGGGCTCCAGAACGGCAAATAGCGCACCATTGCCAAACCTAACCATTCACAATTACATCGCGGTGCCACTGAAGCAAGTCAGAACACGCTTCAATTAATACTATAGGCGCCAATTCCGTGTACCACTCAATCCATTATGCTACGTAGTCCGTACTACCGTAAAATACAAGAAGACAACTGAACCAAATGTAAGTTGTTGATGACTCTGCAATTTGGGATCCAGAACAGCAACTAGCACCGAACGACGTTACCAAATCTAACCATTCGCAATTCTCTTAGCAGGGGCAGATCAAACCAGCGTGACGCGGAGCTATAAGCCGGCACGCTGCAAGCACGTGGAGGCTGGAGATGAACCGTTTCTCAGTGTCACCGACATAAGTCGGAAAATGCTTCGAATTAATAATAATGTAGGCTCCATTTTTGTGTATCAGTCGACGCATCACGCTAGGTACTACTGTCATGAGATATAGGAGAAGACAGCTGAACCAAAAATATAAGCTGCTGCTGGTTGCTCTGCAACTGGGGATTCAGAGCAGCACCTAGCGTCGTCGAGCACCACTACCGAATCTAACATTTCGCGGTTGGTTCGGCAGGGGCAGATGATCCGGAGCTATAAGTGAGCCGGGTCGTTGTGTGACTAGATGTAGTACCAACAACCGGAGGATGTGATGAGGATTTAAAGGGAGGAGATCGCGCGTGTGGGGGGACTGACTGACCCGGAGTGTGCGGGAGGCCTCGGTGGCGgctgacgcggcggcggcggcgggcccgtgGGAGTGCGGGGCGGGCGGCGAGAGGCAGTCGGCGACGGCCCGGCGCAGCGGCTCGGGCGGCTTCCGCGCGGCGGAGAAGGAGGGGACGGCGGACATGGAGCGCGGCGGGCGCTGCTGCGGGGGCTGCCCCACGCCGCCGGGCGCGCCCGCGCCGGCGTGGTGGCGGGAGCTGGTGACCCGCTTGGAGGGCGCCTCGTGGAGCGGCATCTGGGCGAGATCTCCGATGGGTGGCGAAACCCTAGGAAGGCCCGGAGCATTCGGGGCTGGGGCTGGCAGTGTCAGTTTTGTGTCTCTCGTATGCTGCTGCTTCGCTGTGATTCCAGGGATTCGAATCGGAGGAAGGTGGTTCCGTGGGGGGATGGTCCTGCCCgtctgaggaagaagaagacgaccccACCCTACCTAGCTAGCTGGTTCCAACACTATCTGCTATGGTATACAGTTCATAAGGAGTATATATTTTTCTATATACTGTTcctattttattttctctttctttATTTATGTTCCCATGTCTTTTCTTGGTTTTACAGTCAATTCTTCGTTGGTGTCGGTCGAGAAAACACTCTCCCGCCCGCGCTGCAGTAGGTGACTGGCTTCATCCATCACCTTGGCACGGATGCGAGCTATGGAAGGACTAGATCACTTCGCTGTCCATGCATCGGGAAACCGCCACTCTCCCGTGTTCTCATGTAATGGCCAAGCTTCCACGTTGCGCAACTAGCTCCATTCATCGACATTCTTCACCAGATCTCTAATGTTAACATCGCCTTTGATGAGAATCGGGCTCGAGTCGAGCCTAGCcgtttgaggaagaagacgacccgGCCGACGAGATTGGCTGGTTCCAACGCTCTTCTTTCTGGCTCATTTAGGCGGGGTTTTTTAAGGCGGTCACAGTAGGAAAGGTTTCTACTGCCTCTTAATGTATTAGCATATAAACAAGGTTACATATGTACGGAGAGACATAGAGGAAATACTCTAGGGTAAAGTTATAGGGCTTACGTGAACTCGGAAATAAAAAGATGAAGCTGCTCTCTAGTTTTTTGAACTAGGAGTAGGAAGTCCTCTTTGAATATTCGTCGCCAAGAGCTTACATCCGGTATGACACCATTGAACATAAGAGTATTCCTTTCCTTCCAAATGTTCAGGCCGCCATTAGGAAGATCTCCATGAACTTTGTCTTATGCCACCCCACTTTACCTCTCTAGACTATGCACTATCGATTGCCATCAAGCTAAAGTCATGGCAAGCTTCGACCAACTCATTCAGGAGGTTTGAGTTGCAGTGTTCATAGATGAAGGGAATATCATTTTTTCCAAAAATACGTTTTTGAAGTTCCACTCTCAAGAacaattttttctatttttttcctttcttgagTTTTTTCATGTATTTTCTTGGTTCAACCTATTTTTTGTTTGCAACATTGGTGTCGGCGTGCCTAGGTAACACTTAGTCACGCTATAGTAGGTGATCGCTTTCATATGTCACCTTCACATAGACTTGGGCTATGCAAGGGCTTGATCATTCGTCGTCAATGCCTCTGgaaaccccccccccctccataCACACACACACCCGCACTAGCATGCAGTGGCTAAGATTAGTTGTTGGGGAACCAAAATCATTCATCGGCCCAAACAGTGTGGGTGGGTATTATTGTTAAAAGGTGAGGGGCATGCAAAAGAGCAATATTGTAAAAAAAAATTAAGGCTAGATGTTGTAGAATAGTAGCCACATTCAACTTCGTGGGGAATTTAAGTGTAGTATAATGAAGATAGTTAGCAAAGAACAAGAAGGAAAATGTTTCCGAATACTTGGCACATGACGAAGAAGATAACTAGTACCAATACATCAAATTATTAACTAGCTAGGTATTTAGCACTGCCTAGAGCGCTTCTTGACCCACCAATCTTCACCCCCATCGATTTTCGAGACTCTTCTCCATCCTCAGTTTCTCATACTCAATGATTTTCGCGGGGCTTGGGCATTTACCCACCAACGCTACCTCATTGTTCATCCTCTGTCAAGTTAGGGCAAGGATGGAGTCCGGTACACGTAAGATTTTGTTCTCCGCTCCCTAATTAAACCTTGTGGTCAATATCGGGGTTTTGACTCTGATCGAGTGATCTTTTAGTACGTAGGGTGTGGCCACAATAAGATGGGCTAATAACCTTAGGTACAAAAATATTATATAGTCTTATTATATATGCCCCAAGGTATATCCCCGGTAATAGACTTACATCGGGTGGGATATATATATTCAACCAACATAAGGTGCTCGGTGCTACAAAAGGATCGCCAACTAGTGATTTTAGTTGGCCTCTAGGCTATCTCTCTTATGCCGGGGGTTGAAAGAGAGCAAAATGACTATAATCTCCACGTGTGAGAATGATCGGTCCCTTCTCCTAGAGGAAGAGGTGAGGTATTTATAGGGTGTAGCCATGTCGAATGGTCACATCTTGATGTGGCCATCTGTTTGGTCGCAGGTCGCGTATGTTTGTTTTTTATTATCTAATTACCCGCCCGACTTGGAGGACCTGGGCCGGTCCTGACTGGGCTAGAGGGATCCTGACCAAATTGTGGTAGTTTGGGCATCTAGTTGCCGCATGTCCATGTTGGCTAGGGTCTGAAGGTTTCCAGCATGCCATCTAAGTTACCTTTATCTAGATTCGAGGGGTGGTGGGTTTTCCATATCCCGTCAGCAGCCCCCGAGGTTTGGGGTGGCTTAAAGAGGCGCATATAGGTCTTAGGAACACCCATGGTCTTGGCATTCGAGTGGTCCAGCTTCGCCTATCCATTTACTTTGCGCAGATGCGAGGTGGATGTCTAAGTGACAATCGCCTCAGGGAAAACTCCTTCGAATTTTTGCGTACCATGTCCCTGCTTTGGGAGGGCTTTGTTCGATAGGCGGATTCGCCATAAAGATGTGCTAACGTATTTATGCTAAACTTGATAAATACTAAAATAAGTAGAAACGGAAAAATGCCAAACAAGTATATCCAATGTTCGTTTAAGAGTGTGTTTGCCTATTTTTGGAAACAATTAGCTGAATACACATGAGTTGCTACGGACTAAGAAAATATAAAGAAATCGATAATTGACCACATCACCTATTCCCTTAGCCAATCATTTGTCCACCTCATCCCACTAATAGTTTTTATTTATTATCTATCTCTACAAGCAAGATATTTATATTACCTATTTTTAACCATTAAACTAGCAATATCATCTTTTTTTCCGCTCGATTGATAATATCGCACGCTCCTGTTATATAATTACATAGTTAAGTCATGTGCAACTTGAACACCGAGATAGTTtggtgatacgcgtaaagcacacgcccgttgggaaccccaagtggaaggtatgatgcgtacagcagcaagtttccctcagtaagaaaccaaggtttatcgaaccagtaggagtcaacgatcacgtgaaggtcgttggtgacggagtgtagtgcgacgcaacaccagggattccggcgccaacgtgaaacctgcacaacacaatcaaagtactttgccccaacgaggttgtcaatctcaccggcttgctgtaaacaaaggattaaatgtatagtgtggaagatgatgtttgtttgcgaagaacagtaaagaacaattgcagtagattgtatttcggatgtaaagaatggaccggggtccacagttcactagtggtgtctctcccataagataaatagcatgttgggtgaacaaattacagttgggcaattgacaaataaagaaggcataacaatgcacatacatatatcatgatgagtactatgagatttaatcagggcattacgacaaagtacatagaccgctatccatcatgcatctatgcctaaaaagtccaccttcaggttattatCCGAaaaccttccagtattaagttgccaacaacagacaattgcattaagtatggtgcgtaatgtaatcaacacaaatatctttagacaaagcattgatggtttatccctagtggcaacagcacatccacaaccttagaactttctcatcactgtcccgcgattcaatggaggcatgaacccactatcgagcataaatactccctcttggagttacaagtatcaacttggccgagcctctactagcaacggagagcatgcaagaacataaacaacacatatgatagattgataatcaacttgacatagtattcaatattcatcggatcccaacaaacacaacatgtagcattacaaatagatgatcttgatcatgataggcagctcacaagatctaaactgatagcacaatgaggagaagacaaccatctagctactgctatggacccatagtccgagggtgaactactcacacatcgatccggaggcgatcatggtgatgaagagtcctccgggagatgattcccctctccggcagggtgccggaggcaatctcctgaatcccccgagatgggattggcggcggcgtctctgaaaggttttccgtatcgtggctctcggtactgggggtttcgcgacgaaggctttaagtaggcggaagggtaggtttaggggcgacacgagggccccacacgccagggccgcgcggccagggcctgggtcgcgccgccctgttgtgtcggcgcctcgtcgcccctcttcgtttccctttcggtcttctggaagctttgtggaaaaataagaccctgggcgtgaatttcgtccaattccgagaatatttccttactaggatttctgaaaccaaaaacagcagaaaacagcaactggctcttcggcatctcgtcaataggttagtgtcggaaaatgcataataatgacatataatgtgtataaaacatgtgagtatcatcttaaaagtagcatggaacataagaaattatagatacgtttgagacgtatcatttggCAACCAAATGAACTCTTTACGAATTAAACTCAATGGTAATTTTGTGCTCTTATATGTAACCATATATGACATTTTTAAAAACATGTAGCAATGTGCATGCATTTTTCATGCAAGCCATCAATATCATTTGGTTCTTTACCTTATCTAAATCAATCACGTATACCTCTGAAATATAACGATCTTTAAATTTTCAAATACCTATCCATTTCGTGGCTATTAAATTTAGTGTCTCAACTACTATGGCCAACTAAATATTGCATATTCTATAAACCAAGTTTTATGTGTTTTATTAGATTTTTTAAAGAGATATCCGCTGCAACGCACGGGGTATCGTTCTAGTTTTCTAAATGTTACATGCAAGAGCATGCAATATTGTTGTTTTTGTTGCACCGCATCAATGTCTTTCTCCTACCACCTTACTCTCGGGCCATAAAATGTACATGTAAGAGCATGGAAAATTGTTGTTTGACCGCGCCTCTCATCATACATCGGTTTCATTTTCCTATCACCTTCCTCTCCAACAAAAGTTGTGTACTCCAATGGGCTATACCTCAAATTCTACTGGCGGTCACTACATCATCCCTTTGTTTGTTGTTATCCCTACCAATATCATCTTTAAAATGCCCCTACGTTTCCACGGAACATAAAAGTATTAAGGACTTGTTTTATTGAAGAGTGCTTAACTTTAGTTATCTTGCATGAAAACTTTGATGATCTCACGATTTCATAAATGTGACGACTGGACGTGAGTGTCTCATCTTCCTCCCATTTCTTCATTTAAAAGAACGCATTACTTGGCATCATCAAACATCATTGTCATTGTTTCAGTTGCGTACACTATGGATAATATCACTAACCAAAGAGGAATCCAACGTGAGTGGTGTCACTTGTCGTATGTATTTGCCAACTGCTGCAAACATGATACCCTTTGCAAACAAGCAGCGTATAACCATCCTACCATTCTGGGTTGTAAGAAAAAAATCGAACATGACTACCTAACCGATGGATTTACTAAGAACAATGAACGAATGAATGCCAACATCTTAGGTGTACAAAGATAGCACTCAATTCAAAAATTGATAAATTACCATCTTCATCACCCCTCTTATGTATGGGTGTATCCTTTTTATTCTTGCAACATAATTTATTATTTAAATGTTGCTCATAGATAACCTAATACAACTAAAGGGCACCAACGTTTAGTCATAATATTGGGCCCACGGTCATCAGGACGAATTTGGATGTGACACAAGACATACAATCTGGATATATGCATAGATAAGTTTATTAGAAACTTGAACATATAATAGGAAATCTCAAATAGTATATGCACAAATTTTTTGAATCGGTAGATTAGTCACTCTATCCCCACGACACTTGTTGCAAGGTTGCAAATTCAAAAACATATACGCAAGTGTAGTTTTTCCAATATGTTTCTGCAACAGTTGGATCACTCATAAATATGTGGTTCGGGTGAACAATTAGTGATGTACATGCATCTAGATTTCACGCTTTTCTTTTCAAAGTAAGTTCTACACAAAGCACAACAAGGAAAACACGTATCATTACCACCATTAAACTTCATCATGTAAGAGTACATCTGGGTGCAATTACTTGAATCAAACATAAAGAAACTCATGTAGTCGCTGAATGGTGGCTAGAACTAAATAGAGAGACAGTTGGGGAATGAAAAATCAACATAAGTTTTGCAATTACGACAATAAAATCAGTGCTCACTTTGTGTCGATTGCACTGAATAACCATATGAAGGATGCCACCAGTTTTTAACCCGGGTCACATGTAGTGGAGGAAGCAGATCACCAACAAGAAATAAAGGATTTAAAAATCGTGCTGCTGAAAAACTTTTCTCACACTCCACAACATCACACTATCTCTGAGGAGCTGCTCAGCCACCGTTGAGCTTGCCACGGCCCTACTCGAAATCTCGCTCCCTAAAGGCTGCCCCTAGAAATCTGCTATTCTCCTAGTTCTAGCCACTACTGCACGTAGGACATCCCTACCATGAATTTCGTTTTTCTCATCAAGTAATGTCGAATGTTTTCAGCAAAAGAAATCTctgaagacaaaaaaaaaaaaagcacagtTAGCTTAGAAAGAAGGTTACAAGGCCAGTTTTAGGCCCGCATAGTACAGGAcgtccggcccggcccggccctgtCCGAGCAGATAGACTAGGTCAGCCCAACCACCCGCACAACCCCACACCCTCCTCCATCTCCGTCCCCATTCCTACGGTCGCCGCAACAACCAGACCTCGATCCCGACGAgcggagcagcagcaggagagCGAGAAATCGCCGGAGAGCGGATCGGAGATGGCCAAGTTCGATCCGTGGCCCGTGTTCTTCAAGCGGGAGTGGGGCCGCAACTGGCCCTTCCTCGCCGGCTTCGCCGTCACCGGCATCCTCATCACCAAGCTCACCGCCGGCTTCACCGAGGAGGACCTCAAGAACTCCAAGTTCGTCCAGGAGCACAAGCGCTGAGAACTCAGGTCAGCCTGCCTCCCTACCCCGCCTCTCAACCCCGATCCGGTGCCTAATTAGGTCCTCGCGTAAATCCGATTTGATCCAGCGCCGTCCCCCTCCTGCCTGATTCCGGTCGGGTTTTGCCAGGCTAGATCTCGTACTGCCACGCGAATGATGATACGCCGAGGTTAAACGAGGCAAGACTCAACTAGGATCTGCAATTGCTTTGTTTGTGTTGACCCCTATGGCTTCACCGTTCGAGTGCAGATACCTACCTATGTTTTGTGTGGATATGTAGCAGCTCATGCCATTAAAATGCCGTGCTATCCTACGCACCATTTCGTCCTCTCCTTAGCGCCTGTATGCTCAAGTTATTGCGGTTGTTTCGATCTGTAATTTCGGAGGGTGTGGTACCTCCAAATCATGGCTCCTTGTTTTGGCTCTCTATGTCTGGTCATATACCTAGAGTTCTCTTTCCTGACTGTCCTAGCCAGCTATTCTTCCTGAGATGAATTCTGGTAACACGTTTTGTTGTTACAAACAGTGGGTGCGGTGTTGCGCTTTTTTCCCTCTCACAAATGGAATGGCGTCGTTGAAATGCTTCAGGGTTCTAGTTTGCTGTCATCATTAATCCTATGTGGTATTGGCATGAATACTGGactctttattttgctgtttgATGAGTAGCTGACCATGGGTTTGTGTCAGAGTAATATTGTTCTTCAATTAAAACATGTATGCAGCATATGTGCTACTTACTAGGATCGTGCACTCACAGATTGGTTATTTTTGTTTCCTCCAGGTTGGCGTGAGGGGAAATGTCACCGAATTAGTTGCATCAACATTGCCGGCAGTTTTTATATGTTATGTGGATGAACCCACCGGATACATGCCTTAGGCTAccaaagtttcttctattgtattTTTTGTAATAAGAGGTTTCTGGATACCTAAACCAAGAAATTAATTTTAAGCGTTTCATGACGCTTGTTTGGTTATGTGCCGGGTGACAAGATCTACATGGGGGTTCAACTTGTCTAATATTTGTTCTGCTGCTTTGTTTGATTCACATTGGAGCCTCGTTTTGCATTGTTTTCACATGTAATCCTGTATTTGCTGTGTGTGGTTCTGTGATGTTGTTGGAGGAGGTTCTTCATTCCAGTTTAAAATGTTCTATCTGTGTAAATCCTATTTGTGTATTTTATGACCAGCCATAGATAACGGACGATAATCCAGACTGCAAATTAACATTGCATCTGATTTTGTATAATTAAGTTGACATTTCTTTTAATTACATGGTGGAGCTAGTTTGTCAGATGCACGCAAATGAAAAGTTAGTAAGTTACGATATTGATACCTGTAGATTATAATATATATTGTCAAGTAGATTCTGTTTTTATGAAATGAACTAAAATGGACTAGTACTATTTGACAGGACTTGGCTAGTGTCAATAGCAAGACCTGAGAGAAATGGCTTGCTAGCTGTGGCAAGCATGTTATCTGATGCCTAGAAAAAAACACTACGGTGGTAGCTGTTTCTTTCCAGGGGAGGCAGTAGGAATCTACACGGCTACAGTATATGTTTGCTTGCACGAACCATCAGAAGCTGCCTCCAGTCGTTGGTGTCTTGCTTCCACTCTAACCAAGCTTGTATCCACAATGACTGGTTTAGAAGCTGCCTCCAGTAATGCTGCTGGAGAGTCAGCTTCCCTGGCTGGTTGTCGACACCCTAACGAGGTTCACCTCTGTGCCTGTAGAGGAGTTCATTAGTGAAATCGGACTCATACTACAAATCAAGCTAGACATGGATACAGTCATAAAGAATCGGCTGTCTTGGATGATAGCTACATTCTGCCGTATCTTCTTGACATCCTCTGGTTCTACAAAACAGGAAGCAGAAAAAGTACTTGGATCCGTGTGTCTAATTCAGGTGTTTTCAGATCAATGTCAAAAAATAGCAGCACaatcaagtttttttttgtttttgtttttttgagagATCGGCATCAAGGTACCAGCCAGcaagtgagggcatctccagcggcgcgacgcaaatggacgctgagcgaccgtttgtgtccgccgtgaccggaaatgcgtctggggcctgttccagcggggcgacgcaaagtgaccgggccgtccgcggagacgcaaacctggcccaaatatgagtcaggtttgcgtctccgcggacgctcggcggtcgcacggaatgtccgctcgcgtccccacgggccatcatggcagcgacctaggttcgatcggcctcgaattcacaacgcgcgccggtgtggcaaccgcggcgaccaaccgccgcaatggagcgccgaaccgccgcggaagagcaaccgctggcctcttcgttttacgctccgccgttaatccgcgcacattataacccccgcgtctacggtaattcaagttcaaccgcctccttcttcttcctcttcttcttctccaacaccggcacgtcatgagtgactacacgctgccgtccgactcggagagcgagggctgcattggtgggaatcgccgGCGATGCCAAGCGATtcgggctccacgcccagctaccctacctccacaccgactgaggacgaggaggagggaggcggcaatggcagcgaaggccaggaggaggacggaggcggcgccgccggccgacgccgacgacgaggaggagggccaggaggaggaggaggactccgacagcaAGTTCGCCCGATTGGAGGCGCATGAGGCGGcagacgacaaggcggcggcaaggaagaagtccagggcgctggcgcgggcggcgcgtcgtcgtacgttcaccgacgacgacgaagaagacgccatttcttccagtttcaagtcctcgacgggcgcgtcgtcctccagttccgacgacgaggtgacaagcaagaggcggaggagtttccacgacgacgacgacgcaggaCCTTCGAACAAGAAgaccaaaaaatagttttagtttatatgtttttaaatttc contains:
- the LOC124661233 gene encoding ATP synthase small subunit 6-A, mitochondrial-like, with the protein product MAKFDPWPVFFKREWGRNWPFLAGFAVTGILITKLTAGFTEEDLKNSKFVQEHKR